The proteins below are encoded in one region of Candidatus Thermoplasmatota archaeon:
- the nifS gene encoding cysteine desulfurase NifS — MRRVYLDYAAASPVDPRVMEEMLPYFTEKYGNPSSVYSLGFEANSAVEEARERVANLIGAEAREIIFTSTGTESINLALKGMAQKRKSEGGHVVTSSIEHPAALSAVDELERVGFSVSRLPVDDSAIVDADKVRDAITGKTILISVMSANNEVGAIQPVREIGDIAREKGIPFHTDAVAAAGKIPIDVTKDNIDLLSLSSQDLYGPKGVAALYVRKGTSIVPLLHGGRQERKLRPGTESVPLIVGMGRAAEIAAQEMGVESERLSKMRDQLVKGLTSTVKECHLNGRLEKRLPNNANLRLSYIEGESIVLNLDMKGIQAATGSACTSETLEPSHVLTAMGIPPEHAHGSIAFTLGRWTKGDDIDYVIETLPQIVKELRAISPMVPEGWTD, encoded by the coding sequence ATGAGGCGAGTCTATCTGGATTATGCTGCCGCGTCTCCCGTCGATCCTCGCGTGATGGAGGAGATGCTGCCTTACTTCACTGAGAAATACGGCAACCCTTCGAGCGTCTATTCACTGGGTTTCGAAGCGAACTCGGCGGTCGAGGAGGCCCGTGAGAGGGTGGCGAACCTCATCGGGGCGGAAGCGAGGGAGATCATATTCACCTCCACTGGCACAGAGTCGATCAACCTAGCGCTCAAGGGCATGGCCCAGAAGAGGAAGAGCGAAGGGGGTCATGTGGTCACCTCAAGCATCGAGCACCCCGCTGCCCTCTCAGCGGTCGATGAGCTCGAGAGGGTCGGATTCTCGGTCTCTCGTCTGCCCGTTGATGACAGCGCAATCGTGGATGCAGACAAGGTAAGGGATGCGATAACGGGCAAGACGATACTCATCTCGGTGATGTCCGCGAACAACGAGGTCGGCGCCATCCAGCCGGTCAGAGAGATCGGGGACATCGCAAGGGAGAAGGGGATTCCGTTCCACACAGATGCGGTCGCTGCAGCGGGGAAGATACCGATAGACGTGACCAAGGACAATATCGACCTGCTATCGTTATCGTCACAGGACCTGTATGGCCCAAAGGGCGTCGCGGCTCTGTACGTGAGAAAGGGAACGTCGATCGTGCCCCTCCTCCATGGTGGGCGTCAAGAGAGGAAGCTCCGTCCAGGAACCGAGAGCGTCCCGCTCATCGTGGGCATGGGAAGGGCCGCCGAGATCGCGGCGCAGGAGATGGGCGTCGAATCAGAAAGGTTGAGCAAGATGAGAGACCAGCTGGTCAAGGGCCTGACCTCGACCGTGAAGGAGTGCCACCTAAATGGCAGGCTCGAGAAGAGGCTTCCGAACAACGCGAACCTCCGGCTCAGCTACATAGAAGGGGAATCAATCGTTCTGAACCTGGACATGAAAGGAATCCAGGCCGCAACGGGCTCCGCGTGCACGTCCGAGACGCTCGAGCCGTCACATGTACTCACCGCGATGGGAATTCCGCCAGAACACGCGCACGGGTCGATTGCGTTCACTCTGGGCAGATGGACGAAGGGGGATGACATCGACTACGTGATCGAGACGCTCCCGCAGATAGTGAAGGAACTCAGGGCAATCTCCCCGATGGTCCCCGAGGGCTGGACGGACTAG
- a CDS encoding sulfite exporter TauE/SafE family protein, with protein MDLELETIVLIIILAFVFQYTDASLGMGYGTSLTPLLLVIGFGLFEIVPALLLSQFITGMVGGLFHHYFGNVDLSVGSRDLRITGVLTLFSIIGVAISVVAFVSVPEVYIQLYIGILVLCIGAVILLTFERTFVLTMKKIMGLGLFAAFNKGLSGGGYGPIATGGQILSGVHSKSAIGIASVAEGLTSAVGAVLFFFFVPTAQWGLVPWLLLGGLVSVPAAAFTVKKIHARNLRVMVGIAICALGIVTLVKVAFGWVG; from the coding sequence GTGGACTTGGAACTGGAGACAATCGTTCTCATAATCATACTGGCGTTCGTATTCCAGTACACGGATGCCTCTCTCGGCATGGGCTACGGGACCAGCCTCACTCCGCTCCTGTTGGTCATTGGCTTCGGCCTGTTCGAGATAGTCCCCGCTCTCCTGCTCAGCCAATTCATAACTGGGATGGTGGGGGGGCTGTTCCATCACTACTTCGGGAACGTGGACCTTAGCGTCGGTTCAAGAGATTTGAGGATTACAGGCGTCCTCACCTTGTTCAGCATCATCGGTGTGGCAATCTCAGTGGTCGCCTTCGTCAGCGTTCCCGAGGTGTACATCCAGCTCTACATCGGAATCCTTGTTCTCTGTATCGGCGCCGTCATTCTCCTCACATTCGAGAGGACGTTCGTCCTGACCATGAAGAAAATCATGGGGCTCGGCCTTTTCGCGGCTTTCAACAAGGGTCTGAGCGGCGGTGGCTACGGTCCGATCGCGACCGGTGGGCAGATCCTGTCGGGTGTGCACAGCAAAAGCGCGATTGGCATAGCCTCCGTGGCGGAGGGGCTGACCTCTGCTGTCGGGGCGGTTCTCTTCTTCTTCTTTGTACCTACTGCACAATGGGGACTGGTACCATGGCTCCTTCTTGGTGGATTGGTCTCCGTACCCGCAGCCGCATTCACTGTGAAGAAGATCCACGCAAGGAATCTGAGGGTCATGGTTGGCATTGCCATCTGCGCCCTGGGAATCGTGACGCTCGTAAAGGTGGCATTTGGATGGGTAGGGTGA
- a CDS encoding universal stress protein, with protein sequence MTGDIERMLVAVDENIEGNIALHYGINLARVLGAKVEVIHVVEDALVYAGWGAIVTKTKKEVDRQLHRMDTEISKYREKWKMDIGVKICEGTSASAEILRELHEEEFDLLVVGSHGASAVMEFLLGGISSQIVHHTKKPIVVVKKMRDVANILMCTAGSKCSFRAIRYAASIAKAAGAEVTVLSISPWKSSEAVNQAWEFAHAGVEILKEHGVTAGETVRIGKPAEEILAEARKQDFDLIVMGYRGTSAVADMLLGEVASKVMHHSLRPTLIFRK encoded by the coding sequence ATGACAGGTGATATCGAGAGAATGTTGGTGGCTGTTGACGAGAACATAGAAGGGAACATCGCGCTCCATTATGGGATCAACCTCGCACGCGTCCTAGGGGCGAAGGTCGAGGTCATCCATGTTGTGGAGGACGCCCTTGTCTACGCGGGCTGGGGCGCCATAGTCACCAAGACCAAGAAAGAGGTCGACAGACAATTGCATAGAATGGACACGGAGATCTCGAAGTACCGAGAGAAATGGAAGATGGACATCGGTGTCAAGATCTGTGAGGGGACGTCCGCCTCGGCAGAGATACTCAGAGAACTCCACGAGGAGGAGTTCGACCTCCTCGTTGTCGGCTCCCACGGCGCTTCGGCGGTGATGGAGTTCCTGCTCGGAGGCATCTCATCGCAGATAGTCCATCATACGAAGAAGCCCATCGTCGTCGTCAAGAAGATGAGAGATGTCGCCAACATTCTAATGTGCACGGCAGGGTCGAAATGCTCGTTCAGGGCCATCAGGTACGCGGCGAGCATAGCGAAGGCGGCAGGAGCGGAAGTGACCGTACTCTCCATCTCGCCGTGGAAGTCGAGCGAAGCCGTGAATCAAGCCTGGGAGTTCGCGCATGCGGGTGTCGAGATACTCAAGGAACACGGGGTGACCGCTGGAGAAACGGTCAGAATCGGCAAGCCCGCCGAAGAGATACTGGCCGAGGCGAGGAAGCAGGACTTCGATCTGATCGTGATGGGCTACCGGGGGACGTCGGCGGTTGCAGACATGCTTCTAGGAGAGGTGGCCTCCAAGGTGATGCATCACTCGCTCAGGCCCACGCTGATTTTCCGGAAGTGA
- a CDS encoding PKD domain-containing protein, which translates to MAYIGVPANESTFEVGIFDGDVGQHWDYVGDLPTTFTLYMDPLKNGTTALFVESWSSSSGVLPDDDWFTESFSVSPDAQAPSGNYFYRFVAEWEGGTPSIGLNDFKVRTTGQISLAAGHEFGFAGGPQAGIDPNFGTPDNTYDGEWCYNFYVPIAKSRVFFLDGDADHIYDTDDPNTPNTPPYDEGQNWGEPKDDNPDSKYRISPNIHVVVTDPDGNTYLNSNPSGNQEWEIFSIGDLADDDYTVNYSLSPGLWKYEVKGMDAHNANFLETTYEVFVCGSTPPLPVNPPPEVEPDHDEDVPGGATYHYSHTVTNRGVTQAYDLTGESTLGWFAGIYEDSNANGVYDAGEPEVDITPDLDTNGTYYVLVAVDVPGGPPGTTDAISLTASSRIEWAVQDSAGDEIRINQPPDPHAGGPYLADEGDTVAFDASGSYDLDGDPLQYMWDIDDDGVFETNYSSSPTYSHVFGDDYTGTVRLRVTDGTYEVEALADVTIANVAPSVLGYLDLRILTGITFRIAGEKWHDVEFFLYEDGTEVAYAQIVRYPGSPDDQAVTLSGLNISLSSEYSVLALYKPMDDPINGQIWGSTPAWVILDFDDGNDTRIHHTFNVRHNGTWTWEIERLNEYFGGHNLTFHASAYDPGSDDLTFMWDWGDNSTEARTYFNNGIGPDPYPSPDVNPISVDDVATHSFPGGGTYVVTLTVTDDDGGSTIITFTVSI; encoded by the coding sequence GTGGCCTATATAGGCGTTCCCGCGAACGAGTCGACGTTCGAGGTGGGTATATTCGACGGCGATGTTGGGCAACATTGGGATTATGTTGGTGACTTGCCAACAACCTTCACCCTTTACATGGACCCGTTGAAGAATGGAACGACCGCCTTATTCGTCGAGAGTTGGAGTAGCAGTAGCGGTGTTCTGCCAGATGATGATTGGTTCACCGAGTCTTTCTCGGTCTCTCCCGACGCTCAGGCTCCCAGCGGGAACTACTTCTACAGGTTCGTTGCTGAGTGGGAAGGCGGGACCCCTTCAATTGGGCTGAACGACTTCAAGGTCAGGACGACCGGTCAGATTAGCCTTGCAGCTGGTCACGAGTTCGGATTTGCTGGGGGTCCTCAGGCTGGTATCGATCCGAATTTTGGAACACCGGACAACACCTACGACGGCGAATGGTGCTACAACTTTTACGTTCCAATAGCGAAATCCAGAGTTTTCTTCCTCGACGGTGACGCTGACCACATTTACGATACCGACGATCCCAACACTCCCAACACTCCCCCTTATGATGAAGGGCAGAATTGGGGGGAGCCTAAGGACGACAATCCAGATTCAAAGTATCGAATCAGTCCGAACATTCACGTTGTTGTCACAGATCCAGACGGTAACACTTACTTGAACTCCAACCCCTCCGGCAACCAGGAATGGGAGATTTTCAGCATAGGAGATCTCGCTGACGATGACTACACTGTCAACTACTCTTTGTCTCCTGGCCTCTGGAAGTATGAGGTCAAAGGGATGGATGCTCACAACGCCAATTTCCTGGAAACGACATACGAGGTCTTCGTATGCGGTTCAACGCCTCCACTTCCTGTGAATCCTCCACCTGAGGTAGAGCCAGACCACGACGAAGACGTGCCTGGAGGCGCAACCTACCATTACTCGCACACAGTTACTAACAGGGGGGTCACTCAGGCCTACGACCTCACTGGTGAATCTACTCTCGGATGGTTTGCTGGGATATATGAAGATTCCAACGCAAATGGCGTCTACGACGCAGGTGAGCCCGAGGTCGACATAACACCAGATTTGGACACAAACGGAACCTACTACGTCCTAGTCGCCGTGGACGTTCCTGGGGGTCCGCCGGGAACCACCGATGCGATCTCACTTACGGCGTCTTCTAGAATAGAATGGGCTGTTCAGGACTCAGCCGGCGATGAGATAAGGATAAATCAACCGCCTGATCCGCATGCAGGAGGTCCCTACCTTGCGGACGAGGGCGATACGGTGGCATTCGACGCTAGCGGCTCGTATGATTTAGACGGAGATCCCCTGCAATACATGTGGGACATCGATGACGATGGGGTTTTCGAGACCAACTACTCGAGCAGCCCGACATACAGCCATGTATTCGGCGATGACTACACTGGGACAGTGAGATTGAGGGTAACTGATGGCACGTATGAGGTGGAGGCGTTGGCGGATGTGACGATAGCGAACGTCGCCCCGTCTGTGCTGGGCTACCTCGACCTGCGCATCCTTACCGGAATCACCTTCCGGATCGCAGGGGAGAAGTGGCACGACGTCGAGTTCTTCCTCTACGAGGACGGAACCGAGGTCGCATACGCGCAGATTGTGCGTTATCCAGGTAGTCCGGACGATCAGGCCGTCACCTTGTCCGGTCTCAACATATCCCTATCCAGCGAGTACTCCGTCCTCGCACTATACAAGCCCATGGACGATCCCATAAACGGACAGATATGGGGCTCCACTCCCGCCTGGGTAATCCTGGACTTCGATGACGGTAACGACACGAGGATACATCACACGTTCAACGTCAGGCACAACGGGACTTGGACATGGGAGATAGAGAGGCTGAACGAGTACTTCGGGGGTCACAACCTCACGTTCCACGCATCCGCGTATGACCCAGGAAGCGATGACCTCACCTTCATGTGGGACTGGGGCGACAACAGCACAGAGGCGCGAACCTACTTCAACAACGGAATTGGTCCTGACCCATATCCGTCCCCGGACGTGAATCCGATCTCAGTAGATGATGTCGCGACTCACTCATTCCCGGGCGGAGGCACGTATGTAGTCACTCTCACCGTGACCGACGATGATGGTGGCTCCACTATCATCACATTCACTGTTAGCATCTGA
- a CDS encoding ORC1-type DNA replication protein, with amino-acid sequence MEDSIFEPYLATKAIFKKDRDILRPSYIPEKLPHRERQIKQLASILVMALRGERPSNVLIFGKTGTGKTATVKYLQKEVEKAKKWSRVDYLYMNCEVTDTRYSVLQNLGNRFIEDFDERIPFTGWSTERVYNILREKLDEERRVVVVVLDEIDKLIYKSGDDVLYHLTQINEDLKKAKVSILGISNDLKFTEFLDPRVRSRLSDEKMVFPPYNAEELKDILSQRADLAFDDGVIDESVTSLCAALAAQEHGDARRALDLLRVAAEIAERNNEDKITDEHVLRAKNQLELDCVIEAVKSLPTQSKLILLGIIMNEEMGATRMTTGDVYNMYKQLCRRTGMSVLTQRRITDLISELDMLGLVSARVKSFGRGGRTKEIQSSVPALETRRVLERDELLSNVRNFRLKFQTTLV; translated from the coding sequence ATGGAAGACAGCATATTCGAGCCGTACCTGGCAACGAAGGCCATCTTCAAGAAGGACAGGGACATCCTTAGACCTTCCTATATCCCAGAGAAACTGCCTCATAGGGAGAGACAAATCAAGCAGCTGGCTTCCATTCTTGTAATGGCCTTGAGGGGCGAGAGACCTTCTAACGTCCTGATTTTTGGGAAGACAGGAACGGGAAAGACCGCGACGGTGAAGTACCTGCAGAAGGAGGTGGAGAAGGCGAAGAAGTGGTCGCGCGTCGACTACCTCTACATGAACTGCGAGGTGACCGACACACGGTACAGTGTTCTCCAGAACCTGGGAAACAGGTTCATCGAGGACTTCGACGAGAGGATCCCCTTCACGGGTTGGTCGACGGAGAGGGTCTACAACATCCTGAGGGAGAAGCTCGATGAGGAGAGGCGCGTGGTGGTCGTCGTGCTCGATGAGATCGACAAGCTCATCTACAAGAGCGGGGACGACGTGCTCTATCACCTGACGCAGATAAACGAGGACCTGAAGAAGGCTAAGGTCAGCATCCTCGGCATATCCAACGATCTCAAGTTCACGGAGTTCCTCGATCCCAGGGTCAGAAGCAGACTGAGCGATGAGAAGATGGTCTTCCCTCCGTACAACGCCGAGGAGCTGAAGGACATACTCAGCCAGAGAGCGGATCTGGCCTTTGACGACGGTGTCATCGATGAAAGCGTCACGTCGCTGTGCGCGGCCCTCGCGGCGCAAGAGCACGGGGACGCGCGGAGAGCCCTTGATCTTCTCAGGGTCGCGGCCGAGATCGCCGAGAGGAACAATGAGGACAAGATCACGGACGAGCACGTGCTTCGGGCGAAGAACCAGCTCGAGCTGGACTGCGTCATCGAGGCCGTCAAGTCGCTTCCCACACAGTCGAAGCTCATCCTTCTCGGGATAATCATGAACGAGGAGATGGGGGCCACGAGGATGACGACCGGTGATGTGTACAACATGTACAAGCAGCTCTGCCGGAGGACCGGCATGAGCGTTCTGACGCAGAGACGCATAACGGACCTCATATCCGAGCTCGATATGCTCGGGCTCGTGAGTGCCCGTGTGAAATCCTTTGGGAGGGGAGGTAGGACGAAGGAGATCCAGTCGAGTGTCCCTGCGCTCGAGACGAGGCGGGTGTTGGAAAGGGATGAGCTCCTCTCGAATGTCAGGAACTTCCGATTGAAGTTCCAGACGACCCTTGTATGA